Proteins co-encoded in one Actinomadura luteofluorescens genomic window:
- a CDS encoding ArsR/SmtB family transcription factor, with product MTVDVFAALASPVRRELTALLLDGPRPVNDLAAHFAMSRPSVSEHLKVLRDAGLVSERRSGRQRLYRLEPAPLRELSQWLTPYERFWREKLSTLRDLLDEEDL from the coding sequence GTGACGGTCGACGTCTTCGCGGCCCTGGCCAGCCCCGTCCGGCGGGAGCTCACCGCCCTCCTGCTGGACGGGCCGCGCCCGGTCAACGACCTCGCGGCGCACTTCGCGATGAGCCGCCCGAGCGTGTCGGAGCACCTCAAGGTGCTGCGCGACGCCGGGCTGGTCAGCGAGCGGCGCAGCGGCCGGCAGCGCCTCTACCGGCTGGAGCCCGCGCCCCTGCGGGAGCTCTCGCAGTGGCTCACCCCGTACGAGCGGTTCTGGCGGGAGAAGCTCTCCACCCTGCGCGACCTGCTGGACGAGGAGGACCTGTGA
- a CDS encoding VOC family protein, which translates to MNITHVRLLTVPVSDQDAAKEFYAGKLGFEVVMDRSTGPVRWLQLAPKGAETNVVLADHVPGAAPGSVHGLMLETSDLDADCEHLRGAGVEVEGPHDLPWGRQATLTDPDGNGIVLAAR; encoded by the coding sequence ATGAACATCACGCATGTGCGGCTGCTGACCGTGCCGGTCTCCGACCAGGACGCGGCGAAGGAGTTCTACGCGGGCAAGCTCGGCTTCGAAGTGGTGATGGACCGTTCTACGGGGCCGGTGCGCTGGCTCCAGCTGGCGCCGAAGGGCGCGGAGACGAACGTGGTCCTGGCGGACCACGTGCCCGGCGCCGCGCCCGGCAGCGTGCACGGGCTGATGCTGGAGACGTCCGACCTCGACGCCGACTGCGAGCACCTGCGCGGCGCGGGAGTGGAGGTCGAGGGCCCGCACGACCTCCCGTGGGGACGGCAGGCGACGCTGACCGACCCCGACGGCAACGGCATCGTGCTGGCCGCGCGGTGA
- a CDS encoding NADP-dependent oxidoreductase, whose product MRAVTYDSYADDNSRLKVGDVPDPKVGPGQVLIEVRAAGVNPVDWKVMTGGLDGMMDAVFPVIPGWDVAGVVRGRGPDTPEFADGDEVMSYARKDVVGAGTFAQYVAVAADDVARRPASLDWNQAGGLPLVGMTAQRSLDRLEIGPGDVLLVHAASGGVGSLAVQIARDRGARVIGTASENNHAFLRGLGAEPVAYGDGLVERVRDLAPSGVSAVADFVGGQLDTTLAVLAEGGRHVSVADNTVEEHGGQWIWVRPSGAKLAELAAMADRGALTVEVAGTFPLEKVGEAFDASRGGHTRGKLVITP is encoded by the coding sequence ATGCGTGCCGTCACCTACGACTCCTATGCCGACGACAACTCCCGCCTGAAGGTCGGGGACGTCCCGGACCCGAAGGTCGGTCCCGGGCAGGTCCTGATCGAGGTCCGCGCGGCGGGGGTCAACCCCGTGGACTGGAAGGTCATGACCGGCGGCCTGGACGGGATGATGGACGCGGTGTTCCCCGTCATCCCCGGCTGGGACGTCGCCGGCGTCGTGCGGGGGAGGGGGCCCGACACCCCGGAGTTCGCGGACGGCGACGAGGTCATGTCCTACGCCCGCAAGGACGTCGTCGGTGCCGGGACGTTCGCGCAGTACGTCGCGGTCGCGGCGGACGACGTGGCGCGCAGGCCCGCGTCGCTCGACTGGAACCAGGCCGGTGGGCTGCCGCTCGTCGGGATGACAGCGCAGCGCTCCCTCGACCGCCTGGAGATCGGGCCGGGCGACGTCCTGCTCGTCCACGCGGCGTCCGGCGGGGTGGGGAGCCTGGCGGTCCAGATCGCGCGCGACCGCGGCGCCCGCGTCATCGGCACGGCGTCCGAGAACAACCACGCCTTCCTGCGCGGCCTCGGCGCCGAGCCCGTCGCCTACGGGGACGGGCTGGTCGAGCGCGTCCGGGACCTGGCGCCGAGCGGGGTGAGCGCCGTCGCCGACTTCGTGGGCGGCCAGCTCGACACGACCCTCGCCGTCCTGGCCGAGGGCGGGCGGCACGTGTCGGTGGCCGACAACACGGTCGAGGAGCACGGCGGGCAGTGGATCTGGGTGCGTCCGAGCGGCGCGAAGCTGGCGGAGCTCGCGGCCATGGCCGACCGCGGCGCGCTCACGGTGGAGGTCGCCGGGACGTTCCCGCTGGAGAAGGTCGGCGAGGCGTTCGACGCCAGCCGCGGCGGGCACACGCGCGGCAAGCTCGTCATCACGCCCTAG
- a CDS encoding SRPBCC family protein, whose protein sequence is MTGARHRLTGRLTVALPPGEAFHLFTAQGERRWAPRWEPSFPAPAADDAEPGTVFQTPDHDHGRTTTWIVVDAAPGRRIRYARVTPGVSAGTVSVVLDEAGAHSRVTVSYELTALSSDGAVHLRRFANGYSAFLDAWQDAIAKALREGSQGPVA, encoded by the coding sequence ATGACCGGCGCCCGGCACCGCCTCACCGGCCGCCTGACGGTCGCGCTGCCTCCCGGCGAGGCGTTCCACCTGTTCACCGCGCAGGGCGAGCGGCGATGGGCGCCGCGTTGGGAGCCGTCCTTCCCCGCGCCCGCCGCCGACGACGCCGAGCCCGGGACGGTCTTCCAGACCCCCGACCACGATCACGGCCGGACCACCACCTGGATCGTCGTGGACGCGGCCCCCGGGCGGCGCATCCGCTACGCGCGCGTCACCCCGGGCGTCAGCGCGGGAACGGTCTCCGTCGTCCTGGACGAGGCCGGCGCCCACAGCAGGGTGACCGTCAGCTACGAACTCACCGCGCTCTCCAGCGACGGAGCCGTCCACCTTCGCCGTTTCGCCAACGGATACTCCGCATTCCTGGACGCCTGGCAGGACGCCATAGCCAAGGCCCTGCGCGAAGGCTCCCAAGGCCCGGTCGCCTGA
- a CDS encoding sigma-70 family RNA polymerase sigma factor, with amino-acid sequence MTDAAVLRESLRQPERFADLFDRHGDEIHRYVARRLGPDMAEDVVAETFLTAFRKRARYDLGRADARPWLYGIATHALREHRRAEARRNRALARAAPDRPEESFDERSTARVAAGRLRPELAAALARLSAADRDLLLLIAWAELSYDEAARALGVPIGTIKLMKKAKPKPPTAEERDSTAFELVSRSMRDAVLPSKIEAALYGAAARIPGVRYEPAAADLGRRRGVTLYRVENGYLRSEILIDPRTYAYLGFRAIAVKDHREPGLLPLKRGQITGWGALTASSFVPKPGGRG; translated from the coding sequence GTGACGGACGCCGCGGTCCTGCGGGAGTCGCTCCGGCAACCCGAGCGCTTCGCGGACCTCTTCGACCGGCACGGCGACGAGATCCACCGCTACGTCGCCCGCCGTCTCGGCCCCGACATGGCCGAGGACGTCGTCGCGGAGACGTTCCTGACCGCCTTCCGCAAACGCGCACGGTACGACCTCGGGCGGGCGGACGCGCGCCCGTGGCTCTACGGGATCGCCACGCACGCCCTGCGCGAGCACCGCCGGGCGGAGGCCCGCCGCAACCGGGCCCTGGCCCGCGCGGCGCCGGACCGGCCGGAGGAGTCCTTCGACGAGCGCAGCACCGCCCGGGTGGCCGCCGGCCGGCTCCGGCCGGAACTCGCCGCCGCGCTCGCCCGGCTCTCGGCCGCCGACCGCGACCTGCTCCTGCTCATCGCCTGGGCGGAACTGAGCTACGACGAGGCGGCCCGGGCCCTCGGCGTCCCCATCGGCACGATCAAGCTGATGAAGAAGGCGAAGCCGAAGCCGCCGACGGCCGAGGAGCGCGACTCCACGGCCTTCGAACTCGTCAGCCGCTCCATGCGCGACGCCGTACTCCCCTCGAAGATCGAGGCGGCGCTGTACGGCGCCGCCGCCCGGATCCCCGGCGTGCGCTACGAGCCCGCGGCCGCCGATCTGGGGCGTCGCCGCGGGGTCACGCTCTACCGTGTCGAGAACGGCTACCTGCGCAGCGAGATCCTCATCGACCCGAGGACCTATGCCTACCTGGGCTTTCGCGCGATCGCCGTGAAGGACCACCGAGAGCCCGGCCTGCTGCCGTTGAAGCGGGGCCAGATCACGGGCTGGGGCGCCCTGACGGCGTCGTCCTTCGTGCCGAAGCCGGGCGGTCGCGGCTGA
- a CDS encoding SDR family NAD(P)-dependent oxidoreductase translates to MLLENKTAVIYGGGGTIGGAMARGFAAEGARVFLAGRTPATLDAVAEEVRAAGGLAETARVDALDEDAVNGWVDSVVETAGSVDVSVNLISQDALFRPMIEMPAADFGRAMDKIARSFLVTTKAAARHMVKQGSGVILHFGGSDATNRMPGIGTVQIGCDMVEAMRRQWACELGPHSVRVLSMRTGGIPGDALPDPVKQQMVDATLLKRAATLTDVGRVAAFLASDHAASLTSTQVNITAGALVD, encoded by the coding sequence ATGCTTCTCGAGAACAAGACCGCGGTGATCTACGGCGGTGGCGGCACCATCGGCGGCGCCATGGCGCGCGGCTTCGCGGCCGAGGGCGCGCGGGTCTTCCTCGCCGGCCGCACTCCCGCCACGCTCGACGCCGTCGCCGAGGAGGTCCGGGCCGCGGGCGGCCTCGCCGAGACGGCCCGCGTGGACGCCCTGGACGAGGACGCCGTGAACGGCTGGGTCGACTCGGTCGTGGAGACGGCCGGCAGCGTCGACGTGTCGGTCAACCTCATCTCCCAGGACGCGCTGTTCCGGCCCATGATCGAGATGCCGGCCGCGGACTTCGGCCGCGCCATGGACAAGATCGCGCGCTCGTTCCTCGTGACCACCAAGGCCGCCGCGCGGCACATGGTCAAGCAGGGCTCGGGCGTCATCCTGCACTTCGGCGGGTCCGACGCCACCAACAGGATGCCCGGCATCGGGACGGTGCAGATCGGCTGCGACATGGTGGAGGCGATGCGCCGCCAGTGGGCCTGCGAACTCGGGCCGCACTCGGTCCGCGTCCTGTCGATGCGCACCGGCGGCATCCCCGGCGACGCCCTGCCGGACCCGGTGAAGCAGCAGATGGTCGACGCCACCCTGCTCAAGCGCGCCGCGACGCTCACCGACGTCGGCCGAGTCGCCGCGTTCCTGGCCTCCGACCACGCCGCCAGCCTGACGTCCACCCAGGTCAACATCACGGCCGGTGCGCTGGTCGACTGA
- a CDS encoding ATP-binding protein → MFIGRDRELGHLAGLLVDARAGRSRTVVVQGEAGIGKTALVEQIAAGAGDMRIIRGTGVESETELAFGGLHLMLHPYGDRLDALPGQQAAALRSAFGLGSGPAGDRFLIGAATLTLLSELAADRPLVCLVDDAQWLDTASLDALLFAARRLGADPISMIFTARDGARPFPDRGLEVLRLTGLDRAAAEDLVAARAPGLTVPVRERLLDEAAGNPLALIELGNALRSRPARPAGPLPVGGRVQETFRRRLAELPDATRRLLLVVAADGTADLGIVLRAGDALGLTPADLGPAEEAGLVVLDGEEVRFRHPLIRAVTYQDAAHHRRIDVHGALAGVLRGDEHADRRAWHLAAAATGPDEGVAAELERVAHRAELRGGTAAVATAYERAARLSTEPEGKARRLVHAARASYDAGRPDQATRLAEEAEHLTARDGVVAEATFIRAQVAYERVSPAADAELALRAAALIAGSDPEQAVSMLTEAVWSARDAGAHDLVRRGVELLGRIRLPGGSPKASVTAALIAYGRLGDGAAAAVPRMRALFEAARSGDVEETVELIIGGFMGLLVADDRGATGLLEDMAAQARARGALGWLPYILEGLAIGRVLLGDLRGADAAASEGMSLAADIGMDTQVTALRCITVRLESDAARSRTLAPGVLEHADLHPTNTALASWGLGLLDLAEGNAGAALDRLDAVCSGPARHDVLIRAVPDHAEAAVRAGRPELARTYLPAFETWAAATSSTALVSRCRALLATGDEADEHYRTALGLHGDRAYDAARTRLLYGERLRRRRRRTEAREELIAAREAFARLGADCWAERARAELEVLGDRPAARSGDADPLRRLTPQELQVVRLAAAGLSNREIGAQLYLSPRTVGHHLYKAYPKIGVTRRAELARLVSDT, encoded by the coding sequence GTGTTCATAGGGCGAGACCGCGAGCTCGGCCACCTGGCCGGGCTGCTGGTGGACGCTCGCGCCGGGCGGAGCAGGACCGTGGTGGTCCAGGGCGAGGCGGGGATCGGCAAGACGGCCCTGGTCGAACAGATCGCGGCGGGCGCCGGGGACATGCGGATCATCCGCGGGACCGGCGTCGAGTCCGAGACCGAGCTGGCGTTCGGCGGGCTGCACCTCATGCTCCACCCGTACGGCGACCGCCTCGACGCGCTGCCCGGGCAGCAGGCGGCGGCGCTGCGGTCGGCGTTCGGCCTCGGCTCCGGCCCCGCGGGCGACCGCTTCCTGATCGGCGCGGCCACGCTCACGCTGCTGTCGGAGCTGGCCGCCGACCGCCCGCTGGTGTGCCTGGTGGACGACGCGCAGTGGTTGGACACCGCGTCGCTGGACGCGCTGCTGTTCGCCGCCCGCAGGCTCGGCGCCGACCCCATCTCCATGATCTTCACGGCGCGGGACGGCGCCCGCCCCTTCCCCGACCGCGGCCTGGAGGTGCTGCGGCTGACCGGCCTGGACCGCGCCGCCGCCGAGGACCTGGTGGCGGCGCGCGCGCCCGGCCTGACCGTGCCGGTGCGGGAGCGCCTGCTGGACGAGGCGGCCGGCAACCCGCTGGCGCTCATCGAGCTGGGCAACGCCCTGCGGTCGCGGCCCGCCCGTCCCGCCGGTCCGCTGCCGGTCGGCGGCAGGGTGCAGGAGACGTTCCGGCGCCGGCTCGCCGAGCTGCCGGACGCCACCCGCAGGCTGCTCCTGGTCGTCGCCGCCGACGGCACCGCCGACCTCGGCATCGTGCTGCGCGCCGGGGACGCGCTCGGCCTGACGCCCGCCGACCTCGGGCCCGCCGAGGAGGCCGGGCTCGTGGTCCTGGACGGCGAGGAGGTGCGGTTCCGCCACCCGCTCATCCGCGCCGTCACCTACCAGGACGCGGCCCACCACCGGCGGATCGACGTCCACGGCGCCCTGGCGGGCGTCCTGCGCGGCGACGAGCACGCCGACCGGCGCGCCTGGCATCTGGCGGCGGCCGCGACCGGCCCGGACGAGGGCGTCGCCGCCGAGCTGGAGCGGGTCGCGCACCGCGCCGAGCTGCGCGGCGGGACGGCCGCCGTCGCCACCGCCTACGAGCGCGCCGCGCGGCTCAGCACCGAGCCGGAGGGCAAGGCCCGGCGGCTCGTCCACGCGGCGCGGGCCTCCTACGACGCCGGCCGGCCCGACCAGGCCACCCGCCTCGCCGAGGAGGCCGAGCACCTCACCGCGCGGGACGGCGTCGTCGCCGAGGCCACCTTCATCCGCGCCCAGGTCGCCTACGAGCGCGTCTCGCCCGCGGCCGACGCCGAGCTGGCGCTGCGGGCGGCGGCGCTCATCGCCGGGAGCGATCCCGAGCAGGCGGTGTCCATGCTGACGGAGGCCGTCTGGTCCGCCCGCGACGCCGGCGCCCACGACCTGGTGCGGCGCGGCGTCGAGCTGCTCGGGCGGATCCGGCTGCCCGGAGGTTCGCCGAAGGCGTCGGTGACCGCCGCGCTGATCGCCTACGGGCGGCTGGGGGACGGCGCGGCGGCGGCCGTCCCCCGGATGCGGGCCCTGTTCGAGGCGGCGCGGAGCGGCGACGTCGAGGAGACCGTCGAACTGATCATCGGCGGTTTCATGGGCCTGCTCGTGGCCGACGACCGGGGCGCGACCGGGCTGCTGGAGGACATGGCAGCGCAGGCCAGGGCACGGGGCGCGCTCGGCTGGCTCCCCTACATCCTGGAGGGCCTCGCGATCGGGCGGGTGCTGCTCGGCGACCTGCGCGGCGCGGACGCCGCGGCGTCCGAGGGCATGTCGCTGGCCGCCGACATCGGCATGGACACGCAGGTGACCGCGCTGCGGTGCATCACGGTGCGGCTGGAGTCGGACGCCGCGCGGAGCCGGACCCTGGCGCCGGGCGTCCTCGAACACGCCGACCTGCACCCGACCAACACCGCGCTCGCGTCGTGGGGCCTCGGCCTGCTCGACCTCGCCGAGGGGAACGCCGGCGCCGCCCTGGACCGGCTGGACGCGGTGTGCTCCGGCCCGGCACGGCACGACGTGCTGATCCGCGCCGTCCCGGACCACGCGGAGGCGGCGGTGCGCGCCGGGCGCCCGGAGCTGGCCCGCACCTACCTTCCCGCGTTCGAGACGTGGGCGGCGGCCACGTCGAGCACCGCACTGGTCTCCCGCTGCCGCGCCCTCCTCGCCACCGGCGACGAGGCGGACGAGCACTACCGCACCGCCCTCGGCCTGCACGGCGACCGCGCCTACGACGCCGCGCGGACCCGCCTGCTGTACGGGGAACGGCTGCGCCGCCGGCGCCGCCGCACCGAGGCCCGGGAGGAGCTGATCGCCGCGCGGGAGGCGTTCGCCCGGCTCGGCGCCGACTGCTGGGCCGAGCGCGCCCGCGCCGAGCTGGAGGTCCTCGGGGACCGGCCCGCCGCCCGCTCCGGGGACGCCGACCCGCTGAGGAGGCTGACCCCGCAGGAGCTCCAGGTCGTTCGGCTCGCCGCCGCCGGGCTCAGCAACCGGGAGATCGGCGCGCAGCTCTACCTCAGCCCCCGCACCGTCGGCCACCACCTCTACAAGGCCTACCCGAAGATCGGCGTCACCCGCCGCGCGGAACTGGCCCGGCTGGTATCGGACACATGA
- a CDS encoding SRPBCC family protein translates to MYSTRVSRHVKARPSDVYRALVDADAIMRWRVPDGMTSEVHEFDGREGGAFRISLTYDAPTAAGKSSAHTDTYHGRFVEIVPGERVVEVFEFETADPALQGEMTMTTTLTEVDGGTEVLIVHEGMPDTVPAADNETGTRMALDNLARLVETS, encoded by the coding sequence ATGTACTCGACGCGGGTGTCGCGGCACGTGAAGGCCCGTCCCTCGGACGTCTACCGGGCGCTCGTCGACGCGGACGCGATCATGAGGTGGCGGGTCCCCGACGGCATGACCAGTGAGGTGCACGAGTTCGACGGCCGCGAGGGCGGCGCGTTCCGGATCTCGCTCACCTACGACGCGCCGACAGCCGCCGGCAAGTCGTCGGCGCACACCGACACCTACCACGGGCGGTTCGTGGAGATCGTGCCCGGCGAGCGCGTGGTCGAGGTGTTCGAGTTCGAGACCGCCGATCCCGCTCTCCAGGGCGAGATGACGATGACCACGACGCTCACCGAGGTCGACGGCGGCACCGAAGTGCTCATCGTCCACGAGGGCATGCCCGACACCGTGCCCGCCGCCGACAACGAGACCGGCACGCGAATGGCCCTGGACAACCTCGCCAGGCTCGTCGAGACGTCCTAG
- a CDS encoding ROK family protein: protein MTLIGLDVGGTTMKAALVGEDAPAGADAAVLASESRPTDRADPVGGVLDFAAHLAARAASLGSPARAAGIALPGIVDEAAGTAVHSANLGWRDVPFLRLARERLGVPVAIGHDVRTGGLAEAVLGAGRDAGDFVFMAIGTGIAAALVLNGAPYPGTVGWSGEIGHVVVRPGGEPCACGNRGCLETYASASAVSRRHGGGVPAEEVIARAGRGEERAGRVWSEALDCLADGLAAATLLLDPGLVVMGGGLARAGDALLAPLESRLAARLTFRTPPRVLRTHLDDQAAVKGATILAQRALNGG, encoded by the coding sequence GTGACCCTGATCGGCCTGGACGTGGGCGGCACGACGATGAAGGCCGCCCTGGTCGGCGAGGATGCGCCGGCAGGCGCGGACGCGGCAGTTCTGGCGAGCGAGTCGCGGCCCACCGACCGGGCCGACCCGGTGGGCGGCGTCCTCGACTTCGCCGCCCACCTCGCCGCCCGCGCCGCGTCCCTCGGCTCCCCCGCCCGCGCCGCCGGCATCGCTCTGCCCGGCATCGTGGACGAGGCGGCGGGCACGGCCGTCCACTCCGCCAACCTCGGGTGGCGGGACGTGCCGTTCCTGCGCCTGGCCCGCGAGCGCCTCGGCGTCCCCGTCGCCATCGGCCACGACGTCCGCACCGGCGGCCTGGCCGAAGCCGTGCTGGGGGCGGGCCGCGACGCGGGCGACTTCGTCTTCATGGCCATCGGGACCGGAATCGCCGCCGCCCTCGTCCTGAACGGCGCCCCCTACCCGGGGACGGTCGGCTGGAGCGGCGAGATCGGCCATGTCGTCGTCCGTCCCGGCGGCGAGCCCTGCGCCTGCGGGAACCGGGGGTGCCTGGAGACCTACGCCTCCGCCTCCGCCGTCTCCCGCCGCCACGGCGGGGGCGTCCCCGCCGAAGAGGTGATCGCGCGGGCCGGGAGGGGCGAGGAGAGGGCGGGGCGGGTCTGGTCGGAGGCGCTCGACTGCCTGGCCGACGGCCTCGCCGCGGCGACGCTGCTGCTGGACCCGGGCCTCGTGGTCATGGGCGGCGGCCTCGCCCGCGCCGGCGACGCGCTGCTGGCCCCCCTCGAATCACGCCTGGCCGCCCGCCTGACGTTCCGCACCCCGCCCCGCGTGCTGCGCACACACCTGGACGACCAGGCCGCCGTCAAGGGCGCGACGATCCTCGCCCAACGCGCCCTGAACGGCGGCTAG
- a CDS encoding carbohydrate ABC transporter permease has protein sequence MTRRIVLTGVGWLVALAFLLPYLQMFVTALKPERELTKSPGTYLPTHWTWSNFVDVWSAAPVWTYMRVSLTVAAAATLVTLACAMPAAYYTARNRFRGRGAFLLLVLVTQMFAPTALVIGIYREMVALDLTDTLLSLILVNAAFNLPFCIWILHGYFSSIPKELEEAAFLDGAGRIGALTRVTLPISMPGVVTAIVYTFIAAWNEYIVALTVTASPDRRPLTVGIPSFVTQYQAHWQYLFATSLIAIIPVVVLFVFIERYLIGGLTAGSVK, from the coding sequence ATGACGCGCCGGATCGTCCTCACGGGCGTCGGCTGGCTGGTCGCCCTGGCGTTCCTGCTGCCCTACCTGCAGATGTTCGTCACCGCGCTCAAGCCCGAACGCGAGCTGACGAAGTCGCCGGGCACCTACCTGCCCACGCACTGGACGTGGTCGAACTTCGTGGACGTCTGGTCGGCCGCGCCCGTCTGGACCTACATGCGGGTCTCCCTCACCGTCGCGGCCGCCGCCACCCTCGTCACCCTCGCCTGCGCGATGCCCGCCGCGTACTACACGGCCCGCAACCGCTTCCGGGGGCGCGGGGCGTTCCTGCTGCTCGTCCTGGTCACGCAGATGTTCGCGCCGACCGCGCTGGTGATCGGCATCTACCGGGAGATGGTCGCGCTCGACCTCACCGACACGCTGCTGTCGCTCATCCTGGTGAACGCGGCGTTCAACCTGCCGTTCTGCATCTGGATCCTGCACGGCTACTTCTCCAGCATCCCGAAGGAACTGGAAGAGGCCGCCTTCCTGGACGGCGCGGGCCGCATCGGCGCCCTCACCCGCGTCACCCTGCCCATCTCCATGCCGGGCGTCGTGACCGCGATCGTCTACACGTTCATCGCGGCCTGGAACGAGTACATCGTGGCGCTGACGGTCACCGCGTCCCCGGACCGCCGCCCGCTCACCGTCGGCATCCCGTCCTTCGTGACCCAGTACCAGGCGCACTGGCAGTACCTGTTCGCCACCTCGCTGATCGCGATCATTCCGGTGGTCGTCCTGTTCGTCTTCATCGAGCGCTACCTCATCGGCGGCCTGACGGCGGGCTCGGTCAAGTGA
- a CDS encoding carbohydrate ABC transporter permease: protein MQELKARERGAAASTAPRPSLLRRTGRALAPLPWLAPSLALIAIVVLWPVIEMVRTSLQKISSSGVTLGYRGGGNYTDLFGEDDLVPVVLRTLLWVAGVVVITMVLSLALGQLLNARFPGRRVVRWAVIVPWAASVLMTALIWKWMLDNYSGLVNRVLLDLHVIDEPVNWLAHPGQAMLWMMWVAVFVSLPFTSFVILAGLQTIPADVYEAARVDGAGHLRTYLAITLPLLRPAILIASIINVINVFNSFPIIWAMTGGGPGSKTDTTTTFMYKLAFYDQNVGESGAMAVVNFALILVMVLLYLRAARWREEVR, encoded by the coding sequence GTGCAGGAACTCAAGGCCAGGGAGCGGGGGGCCGCCGCCTCGACGGCCCCCCGCCCCTCCCTCCTCCGGCGGACCGGACGGGCCCTGGCGCCGCTGCCGTGGCTCGCCCCGTCCCTCGCGCTCATCGCGATCGTGGTGCTGTGGCCCGTCATCGAGATGGTCCGCACCTCGCTGCAGAAGATCAGCTCGTCCGGCGTCACGCTCGGCTACCGGGGCGGCGGCAACTACACCGACCTGTTCGGCGAGGACGACCTCGTCCCGGTCGTGCTGCGGACGCTGCTGTGGGTCGCCGGGGTCGTCGTCATCACGATGGTGCTCTCGCTCGCCCTCGGCCAGCTGCTGAACGCCCGCTTCCCCGGCCGCCGCGTCGTGCGCTGGGCGGTCATCGTCCCGTGGGCGGCTTCGGTGCTGATGACGGCGCTGATCTGGAAGTGGATGCTGGACAACTACTCCGGCCTGGTCAACCGCGTGCTGCTCGACCTGCACGTGATCGACGAGCCGGTGAACTGGCTGGCGCATCCGGGGCAGGCGATGCTGTGGATGATGTGGGTGGCGGTGTTCGTGTCCCTGCCGTTCACCTCCTTCGTCATCCTCGCCGGGCTCCAGACGATCCCCGCCGACGTGTACGAGGCGGCCCGCGTCGACGGCGCCGGGCACCTGCGCACCTACCTCGCCATCACGCTGCCGCTGCTGCGCCCCGCGATCCTCATCGCGTCGATCATCAACGTGATCAATGTCTTCAACTCGTTCCCGATCATCTGGGCGATGACGGGCGGCGGCCCCGGCAGCAAGACCGACACCACCACCACGTTCATGTACAAACTCGCCTTCTACGACCAGAACGTCGGCGAGTCCGGCGCGATGGCGGTCGTGAACTTCGCCCTGATCCTCGTGATGGTGCTGCTGTACCTGCGCGCCGCCCGCTGGCGGGAGGAGGTCCGATGA